One Camelus ferus isolate YT-003-E chromosome 19, BCGSAC_Cfer_1.0, whole genome shotgun sequence genomic window, AGATATCACCTGAAAAAGGGTCTGGGACAGATGTGTTTGGAATACACTGAAATGATATCCCTGTGATGaagaataagttttaaaaaagtaagatgcAAATTGGAAACTTTTGAGTTCCCACCTTGCTGATCCCCAATTCACAGATAAACTTCCACACTTCATGTGATGACGCAAATGAACTATTCCTTTGTATcattggattctgtttgctttcTCGTGCTGTTTCTGCCTGTAAGGGTAGAAACATAAATTTCAGGAAGAATACTGGTATTTTCTGAATACAACCGATACAGAGTGAAATCAACAGCAGAACATATTTTGTCTAGTAAAAACAACCCATTTCAACATTTTCAATTCCTATAAAATACGATATTCAAGATTAATCAATCATtatgaagaaacttaaaaaaatatttggggcTGTGTCTCCTCAGTAATGCCTCACCTTGGTTTGTAGGAATTTAAAACACTGTTGGTTAAGCACCTCTACAAATTCGGATTCAAAATCCTGGTCACTGTACCAGGCTCCCCCAGTCACAGACCGGTCTGGCTGCAGGTTATAGAGCATATATACCTTCTTTTTTGAGGCCTAGGAAAAAACGTGCACAGCAGACAGTTAAATCTCCCAgaacaaagacttaaaaaaacccaaacatcgtatttcagagcagttttagatttacagaattaCTGGGAAGACAGTACCGCGTGCACGTTCTCTTGTGCTCGGCTCCCCCATTATTAACGTCTTATGTTCAGAGAGTACATTTGCTACAGTTAATGAACTGTATTGATGTCATTATTGActacagtatatattttatttagatttccttagttttccctaatgtcctttttATGGTCCGGGATTCTATCTGGAATACTGTATTACACTTAGTTGTCTTGTCTCTGGAGGCAAATTTTGCttttgacagtttctcagactttccttgttatTGATGAACTTGCCAATTTTGAGAATTAACGATGAGGTATTCTGCAGGATGTTCCTTAATTGGGATTTGTCTGATAGGACTGGAAGAAAGACGTAAATGCCCTTCTCATCACTTCATCTCGAGGAACCTGATCATCACCAGGTGATGACTGTCATCAATATGACTTAGCAGCGTTGACATTACTTTTGATTACCTGGTTTGACGTAGCGTTTCTCACTTTTATTCATTGCAAAGTTGCTTTTCTTCCTGCCCTTTCCACATGTGGAAAGAAGCCACCACGAGCAGCCCACACGTAAGGGCTGGGACTTATGCTCAGCCTCCTTGAGGATGGAATATGTACATAAATGATTTGGAGTTGTTCTGCATGGGAGTTTTGTCTATTCTCCCGTGTCTACTTATTTATTCAAGCATTTATCTATATCAGTGtggactcatgaatatttattttatactttgggttacaATCTAATACTACTTTAGTTTGAAACCTTGAAAacgtcatgctaagtgaaacaagccagacacaaaaggccacacagTGTATGATTCCAGGTacaggaaatgtccagaacaggcaaatctacagaCACAGAAAGCGCATCAGTGCTtgtcagggcctggggctgggcggCTGGGGAGTGACTGCTGGTAGTCGCATTCTGGGTGATGAGAATGCTCTAAAATTAGAACAGtgtgatggctgcacagctctgtgaataaACTGAAAGCCACCGAATCAAATCTCAGGAAAGCTCTTCCTAAAAATAAAGACGCAGAAGCACGACTGTCACAGCGAGGCCAGGCACGGGTATGTGGGGACTCGctattttctctatattttgtatttgaaattatCTTTGTAAAATATGGAAGAGAAATAATATCCTAAACGAGGGAGTGGTAGTGATACGGCATACATATCACTGGTAAGTAAAATCACCATGAGTATCAAATTCTCACATGTGAATTCTGTGCTCAAGCACATGTTAGTCTAGGGGAATCGCAGCTCCTCTGATGCCTGAATCAGTGAAGCCAGCAGCAGCGTCCCTGATGGAGCCACTCTGGAGCCCCTGCAGGATGCAgccggggaggggcaggaggaggaggaggaggaggaggaggaggaggaggaacaccGTGCACTGGCACAGACACTCCCCCAGGCGGAGGCCTTCCTCTGACTTGTTCACTAATGTGTTCCAAGCACccggaacagtgcctggcacataacaaatGCACAacaggtatttgttgaatgagtatcTAAAATACCTGGTTGAAGTAAATTATCTTACATACCACAAAATCCAGGAAAAATGTTAATGATTCCAAAcattctggcttttttttccttcataaatatGGGCAACATCTAACACTGTGCCATAcaaagccactttttaaaaaaagaatttctttttatttaaattggattttatttttattttatttttttatggtggggaagtaattaggtttattcatttactttagttttggaggaggtactggggattgaaccaggacctcgtgcgtgtcaagcacgcactctaccacttgagctgtaccctccgcCCCAAACATTCTGCACTGAAGAGTAAAGCAGCCTGAGATTTTTTCGTGGGTAAGACAGTGAGAGTTAACTAGTAGTGACATGTCTAAGCAGCATCTCCAAACCATCCAACAGgaactaagtttttaaaaatctttgatcaGTTGTTTTAAATCATGACATAAAGTagagtagagcgcatgcttagcatgcacgacctcctgggttcaatcccctggtacctcctctaaaaataaataaacctaataacctccccctcctgccaaaataaaaaagaattaagtaatgtaataataaataaataaaatattaaaaaaaattttttaaaggaagaaatcatgacATAGCTTACAGAACAATAGAACCCTGTAAGATACTTGGAGCCATATATGCACAGTGAACattcaggagaagaaaagagaaaactactCACTGCCACAGACTTAACAGCTTTGATAAGCTTTTTACTTTCCAAGTTCTTTagaattttgttaatttctgttaATGGCAAGTTGCTTTTGTATCGAATATCTCTGCTCCATATTCCTATAAGAAAGTAAAGTAAAGTAACTTGAACACTGTAGGATTTGAGTTTCTTTTCCCATTGCATATATCTCACTACAAATCTagcaaaatacatgtatatgaatatatcCTAGAGCGAGCATCGCTACAGGAATAATGACTTAGAGGCACAAATCTCCGATAAAGGAACAAGAACATGCAAATAATACAAAAGTTATATGTTCTGTTTTCTAACTGGAAATTTCTTGGACTGCTAGTGTGGCACCTTTTAAAAGTCACATGAAAAGGACATTTTTTGTAATGGAAGAAAAATCTTGAATGTAACTGAATTAACTTACATTGTCTTTTCCAACCCTCCTACATCCCAACCTTTTCTCTGTAAATTTCACTTTAGATTGCAGATGGGAAAAACATACTTAAGTTTGGGCTGGGGTCAGCTGCCATCCTCCATGCAGAGCAAGAAAACCCCTTTATGAGAGCATCTGTGTGCATGGATTTACAGAGGTATATTTGGAAAACAGATTACAGTTCTTGGAGACAAGAAGAGCCTGTGTGGAAAGCTATGACTTTTctttcaaagaaggaaataagtgtTATATGTAAaagtattttgctgtattttcttccCAACGTAGAGGCATAATGAGataggaaggttttttttttaaatagagaatgacttcttcatgtttatttttaaaatgtttatttaacttCCTAACATTAAAACAAGTATATGATTTCAGGTTACATCATAATTGTCTGAGCTAGTATCAGTGACTCAGATAGATCCTAAACTGTAATAAGACAGTTTAGCTTCAGTTCTTCAGGGGCGACAGGAGAGGAGCAAGCAGCTGCTCAGGGACCTCCATCAGACGTGGCCACGCGGCACAGGCAAACCTCGGGTTTTTGCAAAATCCAGAGAGATGTTACTACCCACAGTTTACAGATAAAAGCAAGGAGGCGTCCAGTAAGGCTTTTGAAACTTAGAAGGTGAGGATTAAAAAAACCcttaagttttaatttattcactttGAACAGATATTACATTCACATGGTTGAGAGTTCAGAAGTTTCTTTCCCTCCCGTCCTACAGCCATCTAGGTTCTGCCTCCCTGGAGGCAGCAGAGGCACCACTCCTGGGTGTCCTTCAAGCGTGTGTacatattatgtgtgtgtgtgtgtgtgtgtacacacacacacaaaggatatGTATGTTATCTGTtatattttcctctccttttaacACAAATGGCAGCATCCACTACAGACTGATCTGTATCCTGGGAAGCCAGGAGCTCCTATATCTGGTCCCAGGGacaatgctttttctgcttgtTCCTCCACATGCTTACCTTTATTTCCTGCATCCTCTATGATTTGATATACTAGTTTTTCTTGGTTATCTGATCCTTTCATTTTACTGCAGGGGAATAAAGTcaaattaaaaaggcaaagagGTACAGGATAATCTAATAATCTACATGACTACTTAAATGAATTCACAAAGTCATCACATTGACTTATTTACCAAAAGAAGGGCTTAccttaaaaagaatgagacaggGCTGTATGTACCAGAATGAAAAGATGTCCAAGatacagtaagtgaaaaaaacaagttgcaaaacagtatggatagcatgattccatttttgttaaaaaaaaaaaaaaaaagaaaagagattatatataaatatatggtatataaatatataatcacCTATCTGTATTTATACACACCTATAAGAGAGGAAAAGATCTATACCAAGGAAGAGCAGCTGCCTCCGGGAAATGGGACTCATGATGGGAGGTGAGATGAGGCAGGACAGGGTGATGTGACGCAGCTCTGTAttggcttttttccccaaatatacgttacttttataatattaaattttttcttaaaataaaaaattaggtgCTTACCCAGCATTCTGAGAATCCTTTATTCTATACAGAAGGCCTGTATTGCTCCTTAAGAGATCCAACTGACcctaaagtttttttaaaaaagaaaatagcagtgAATTATTTTGGAGATGTATCAAATCCAGTGACAAACATGAATGCATTCTTCAATATTCTACGCAAACTAAAAAGTCCTACCTCCATGGTTACTTACCAGTTCTTCACTGGAGACAATCATATCacttgatgcttttttttttaaacttagctCTTTATCTCATCATTTCC contains:
- the POLR3F gene encoding DNA-directed RNA polymerase III subunit RPC6 isoform X1 encodes the protein MAEVKVKVQPPDADPVEIENRIIELCHQFPHGITDQVIQNEMPHIEAQQRAVAINRLLSMGQLDLLRSNTGLLYRIKDSQNAGPVSFFLSKMKGSDNQEKLVYQIIEDAGNKGIWSRDIRYKSNLPLTEINKILKNLESKKLIKAVKSVAASKKKVYMLYNLQPDRSVTGGAWYSDQDFESEFVEVLNQQCFKFLQTKAETARESKQNPMIQRNSSFASSHEVWKFICELGISKVELSMEDIETILNTLIYDGKVEMTIIAAKEGTVGSVDGHMKLYRAVNPVIPPTGLIRAPCGLCPVFDDCHEGGEISPSNCVYMTEWLEF
- the POLR3F gene encoding DNA-directed RNA polymerase III subunit RPC6 isoform X2, with translation MAEVKVKVQPPDADPVEIENRIIELCHQFPHGITDQVIQNEMPHIEAQQRAVAINRLLSMGQLDLLRSNTGLLYRIKDSQNAGKMKGSDNQEKLVYQIIEDAGNKGIWSRDIRYKSNLPLTEINKILKNLESKKLIKAVKSVAASKKKVYMLYNLQPDRSVTGGAWYSDQDFESEFVEVLNQQCFKFLQTKAETARESKQNPMIQRNSSFASSHEVWKFICELGISKVELSMEDIETILNTLIYDGKVEMTIIAAKEGTVGSVDGHMKLYRAVNPVIPPTGLIRAPCGLCPVFDDCHEGGEISPSNCVYMTEWLEF